The following are encoded in a window of Nibricoccus aquaticus genomic DNA:
- the dnaJ gene encoding molecular chaperone DnaJ translates to MATKEDYYSLLGVEKTASEEDLKKAYRKKAIQYHPDKNQGNKEAEEMFKKVSEAYEVLKDPQKRAAYDRYGHAAFQAGGGAGPRGPGGGGGGFHDPFDIFREVFNQQGGGGGGGGGGIFEEFFGGGGGRDGGRDGSDLRYDLEISLEDAAKGIEKEVSFRKAMTCERCDGSGAEPGSKKVTCPTCRGAGQIRRSGGIITFTQACPTCGGAGTKIEKPCTACKGEGRTAKTTKLNVRIPPGVDTGSRLRSVGNGEAGMAGGQAGDLYIVISVAEHEIFERQNDDLFCEIPIKFTLATLGGSIEVPTLSGKASLKIPVGTQSGTTFRLKGKGMPSLRGGSHGDQLVRVHVEVPTSLSAEQRKKLEEFAQISGDANEPMAKSFFEKAKKFF, encoded by the coding sequence ATGGCTACCAAGGAAGATTATTACTCACTGCTCGGCGTCGAGAAGACCGCATCCGAAGAGGATCTAAAGAAGGCTTATCGCAAGAAGGCCATCCAGTATCACCCGGATAAAAATCAGGGTAACAAAGAGGCCGAGGAGATGTTCAAGAAAGTCTCCGAGGCGTACGAGGTTTTGAAAGATCCGCAGAAACGCGCGGCGTATGACCGTTATGGGCACGCGGCGTTTCAGGCGGGCGGCGGCGCGGGTCCGCGCGGGCCTGGTGGTGGCGGTGGAGGCTTCCACGATCCGTTCGATATTTTCCGCGAGGTCTTCAACCAGCAGGGCGGAGGCGGCGGTGGAGGTGGCGGCGGCATCTTTGAAGAATTTTTCGGAGGTGGCGGTGGCCGCGATGGCGGGCGCGATGGCTCCGATCTGCGCTACGATTTAGAAATCTCTCTCGAAGACGCGGCGAAGGGGATCGAGAAGGAAGTTTCCTTCCGCAAGGCGATGACGTGCGAGCGGTGCGATGGCTCGGGTGCTGAACCTGGCTCTAAGAAAGTCACCTGCCCGACGTGTCGCGGCGCGGGACAGATCCGCCGCTCGGGCGGCATCATCACGTTTACCCAGGCTTGTCCGACCTGCGGCGGCGCGGGGACGAAGATCGAGAAGCCCTGCACGGCGTGCAAAGGCGAAGGGCGCACGGCGAAGACGACCAAGCTTAATGTGCGCATCCCGCCCGGCGTGGACACGGGCTCGCGGTTGCGCTCCGTCGGCAATGGCGAGGCGGGCATGGCCGGTGGGCAGGCGGGCGATCTGTACATCGTGATCAGCGTGGCGGAGCACGAGATCTTCGAGCGCCAGAACGACGATCTTTTTTGCGAGATCCCGATCAAATTCACGCTCGCGACGCTCGGTGGCTCGATCGAAGTGCCAACGCTTTCAGGCAAGGCTTCGCTGAAGATTCCTGTCGGCACGCAGAGCGGCACGACGTTCCGGCTCAAAGGCAAAGGCATGCCGAGCCTGCGCGGCGGGAGTCATGGTGATCAGCTCGTGCGCGTTCATGTCGAAGTGCCGACGAGTCTGTCGGCTGAGCAGCGCAAGAAGCTGGAGGAGTTTGCCCAGATCAGTGGCGATGCGAATGAGCCGATGGCGAAAAGTTTCTTCGAGAAGGCGAAGAAGTTTTTCTGA
- a CDS encoding adenylyltransferase/cytidyltransferase family protein, translating into MTLENPKLFTSLDVAVAAREKLRAAGKRVVLTNGVFDLLHTGHLYYLQKARALGDALFIALNSDASVRELKGPLRPVQNETERAYALAAAWFIDGIIVFREKRLTNEILALKPDVYSKAGDYTLEKLDPGERGVLEKVGATIDFMPFLPGFSTTNLIAKIKAAGGI; encoded by the coding sequence ATGACTCTCGAAAATCCCAAGCTCTTCACCTCGCTCGATGTCGCAGTGGCTGCGCGTGAGAAACTGCGGGCGGCGGGCAAGCGGGTCGTACTGACCAATGGCGTGTTCGATCTCCTGCACACGGGGCATCTGTACTATTTGCAGAAGGCGCGGGCGCTCGGGGACGCGTTGTTCATCGCGCTGAATTCCGATGCGAGCGTGCGGGAACTCAAAGGGCCATTGCGGCCGGTACAGAACGAAACTGAGCGCGCGTATGCACTGGCGGCGGCGTGGTTCATCGACGGGATCATCGTGTTTCGGGAGAAGCGGCTGACGAACGAGATTCTGGCGCTGAAGCCGGACGTCTACTCGAAGGCGGGCGACTATACGCTGGAGAAACTCGATCCGGGCGAGCGCGGGGTGTTGGAGAAAGTCGGCGCGACGATCGACTTCATGCCGTTTCTGCCGGGCTTCAGCACCACGAACCTGATCGCGAAGATCAAGGCGGCGGGCGGGATCTGA